One genomic segment of Bernardetia sp. includes these proteins:
- a CDS encoding metallophosphoesterase family protein — protein sequence MKIALFADLHGRILLAFKLIERLQRERNIKIDLILQCGDLGAFPNITNLDKATLRHAKREPSELGFYHHFTKKSKKVEQILEKVEATMYAVRGNHEDHQFLNELEQQSNESSFPIDVYGKIRICKTGHLQDFEKNGVKLNWVGIGRTGSRKKERQHQEQYIQPYEIENLKKLYTKKTNTNIDLLITHDSALHFTTKDFGMQQIREFLSNYKPHYHFFGHTGEPFNIVKDENKFTTSCKVKELEFENSGMLAENSLVMLEVDTHKNFELKIISEKWIKEYTRESWEYL from the coding sequence ATGAAAATTGCTTTATTTGCCGACCTACACGGAAGAATACTCTTGGCTTTCAAGCTCATAGAAAGATTGCAACGAGAACGAAATATTAAAATAGACCTCATTTTACAATGTGGAGATTTAGGAGCATTTCCCAATATTACAAACTTAGATAAAGCTACCTTGCGCCACGCCAAACGAGAACCTTCCGAACTAGGTTTTTATCATCATTTTACCAAAAAAAGTAAGAAAGTAGAGCAGATTTTAGAAAAAGTAGAAGCGACAATGTATGCTGTTAGAGGAAATCACGAAGACCATCAATTCTTGAATGAATTAGAGCAGCAATCTAATGAAAGTAGTTTTCCTATTGACGTTTATGGAAAGATAAGAATATGTAAAACAGGACACCTTCAAGACTTTGAAAAAAATGGTGTAAAACTGAATTGGGTAGGAATTGGTAGAACAGGAAGCCGAAAAAAAGAGAGACAGCATCAAGAACAGTATATTCAACCCTATGAAATAGAGAATCTAAAAAAACTTTATACTAAAAAAACAAATACAAATATTGACTTGCTAATTACCCATGATAGTGCATTACATTTTACCACAAAAGATTTTGGAATGCAGCAGATAAGAGAGTTTTTGTCTAATTATAAGCCTCATTATCATTTTTTTGGTCATACAGGAGAGCCATTCAATATAGTAAAAGACGAAAATAAATTTACTACGTCTTGTAAAGTAAAAGAATTGGAGTTTGAAAACAGTGGTATGTTGGCAGAAAATTCATTAGTTATGTTGGAAGTAGATACGCATAAAAATTTTGAATTGAAAATAATTTCTGAGAAGTGGATAAAAGAATACACGAGGGAGAGTTGGGAGTATCTCTAA